The following coding sequences lie in one Candidatus Nitrospira allomarina genomic window:
- a CDS encoding dicarboxylate/amino acid:cation symporter: protein MNRGNGHGPLVWLMVTGAVAGGVLGALAPEAARHVEILGELWLRMLRMLVVPLIVASIIQGVGSLGDIRQLGKLGGATVTYYLITSGMAIVLGMILVSLIKPGVGADIAAAVAPTGLAAAVNIGWLDLIKGFLSPNLFASASQGELLPLVIFSLAFGAALTTVGENGTLVLKFFEGIFGAIMKLIHLVMWIGPIGVFGLVAGRLASAGGLDGIVALLVGLGLFTVTVLLGLAIHAGIVLGLILHVAGRRHPLAYMRALGAALTSAFATASSSATLPLTMEGVESAGVSSRSSRFVLPVGATVNMDGSALYEAVAAVFIAQAWGIDLSGEALIVLFVVATVSAIGAAGIPEAGLVTMVVVFQAVGLPLEGLGLLLAIDWLIDRFRTAVNVWGDAVGAAVVDRYITA from the coding sequence GTGAATCGTGGAAATGGCCATGGTCCTCTTGTGTGGCTCATGGTGACCGGTGCGGTCGCCGGGGGGGTGCTCGGGGCTCTGGCTCCGGAAGCCGCTCGCCATGTGGAAATCCTGGGTGAACTCTGGCTCCGGATGTTGCGAATGCTGGTGGTGCCCTTGATCGTGGCGTCGATTATCCAGGGGGTTGGATCACTTGGCGATATTCGCCAATTGGGTAAGTTGGGAGGAGCGACAGTTACGTATTATTTGATCACTTCAGGCATGGCCATTGTACTGGGGATGATTCTGGTCAGTCTCATTAAGCCTGGAGTGGGAGCCGATATTGCCGCAGCGGTGGCCCCTACCGGACTTGCGGCGGCGGTGAACATCGGATGGCTGGATCTCATAAAGGGATTCCTTTCCCCGAATTTATTCGCGTCCGCTTCACAGGGTGAATTGCTGCCACTGGTAATCTTTTCTCTGGCATTTGGGGCGGCGCTGACAACGGTCGGGGAAAATGGCACATTGGTGCTCAAGTTTTTTGAAGGTATATTCGGGGCGATCATGAAGTTGATTCACCTTGTGATGTGGATCGGTCCCATTGGCGTGTTTGGCTTGGTGGCAGGGCGTTTAGCAAGTGCCGGGGGACTTGATGGTATTGTCGCGTTGTTAGTGGGTTTAGGGTTATTCACGGTTACCGTACTTTTGGGATTGGCGATCCACGCAGGAATTGTTCTTGGGCTTATTTTACATGTAGCCGGTCGACGTCATCCCTTGGCGTATATGCGCGCGCTTGGCGCGGCCCTCACCAGCGCGTTTGCCACGGCGAGTTCGTCTGCGACTTTGCCTCTGACCATGGAAGGGGTCGAAAGTGCCGGGGTGAGCAGTCGATCAAGCCGGTTTGTCCTTCCAGTCGGTGCGACGGTCAATATGGATGGATCGGCGTTATATGAAGCGGTCGCCGCGGTGTTTATCGCGCAAGCCTGGGGGATTGACTTAAGTGGAGAGGCGCTTATTGTCCTGTTTGTGGTGGCGACGGTGTCTGCCATTGGCGCTGCAGGGATCCCAGAAGCTGGGCTTGTGACGATGGTCGTGGTCTTTCAGGCAGTCGGGCTTCCCCTCGAGGGTCTGGGGCTTCTCTTGGCCATTGACTGGCTGATCGATCGGTTTCGGACCGCAGTCAATGTCTGGGGGGATGCCGTGGGTGCCGCCGTGGTCGATCGATATATTACCGCGTAA
- a CDS encoding SLC13 family permease codes for MSQSGPGPHTAIPAYQFGLFAAPLIAGLMFVLLPESLPDPARILATILSWVVVMWITEPIPLPITALLGCGLCVVAGLGNMQAVFSAFAHPIIFLFIGSFFISEALSVHGLDRRFGNWLLSRKCVGSNPIRIMMAMSLAVAGLSMWINNTAATAVMLPIALGVLRALRQGYPNMKTFDTGFLLCLAYGAGIGGVATLVGTAPNLIGVGLLAQQAHFTISFDQWLLIGLPLASVMLLVMFTLMYWLHPPPPHSPFHEGSSVLKIAAPLPWTRGEQYTFAVFMLAVLLWLLPALLSIWFEGNHPVVQWVRTHLPKELVPIFASGLLFLLPLDFRQGKFTLTWKEAANIHWGTILLFGGGIAFGELMVETELAKAIGQGMVAMFGIESIWGLTGVAILTALVLTELASNTAATSMIVPVLIAIAHTANFSPVAPVLGACMAASLAFVLPVSTPPNAIVYGTGRIPILRMVQAGLLLDAIGGVLIWATLRIVGPLLGIV; via the coding sequence ATGAGCCAATCCGGTCCAGGTCCCCATACCGCAATTCCGGCGTATCAATTTGGCCTTTTTGCCGCCCCGCTCATTGCCGGGTTGATGTTTGTGCTGCTTCCCGAATCCCTACCCGACCCCGCGAGAATTCTGGCAACAATTTTAAGCTGGGTAGTGGTGATGTGGATTACGGAGCCTATTCCTCTGCCCATTACCGCTTTGCTGGGCTGTGGATTGTGTGTCGTCGCCGGTTTAGGAAACATGCAAGCCGTGTTTTCTGCCTTTGCCCACCCCATCATCTTCCTGTTTATCGGGAGTTTTTTTATTTCGGAGGCCCTCTCCGTTCATGGATTGGACCGCAGGTTTGGCAACTGGCTGTTGTCACGTAAGTGCGTGGGTTCCAATCCTATTCGAATTATGATGGCTATGAGTTTGGCTGTTGCCGGTCTGTCTATGTGGATTAACAATACTGCGGCGACGGCGGTCATGTTGCCTATTGCGCTTGGTGTATTACGGGCGCTTCGGCAGGGGTATCCTAATATGAAAACCTTTGACACCGGGTTTTTGCTGTGTCTGGCTTATGGCGCCGGTATTGGGGGAGTGGCCACTCTCGTCGGCACCGCCCCGAATTTAATCGGAGTGGGGCTGTTAGCCCAGCAAGCCCATTTCACGATTTCATTTGATCAATGGTTGCTGATTGGATTGCCATTGGCGAGTGTAATGCTGCTCGTGATGTTTACGCTTATGTATTGGTTACATCCTCCCCCTCCTCACTCGCCTTTTCATGAAGGATCCTCTGTTCTCAAGATTGCGGCACCCCTTCCCTGGACTCGGGGGGAGCAATATACGTTTGCGGTGTTTATGTTGGCTGTCCTGTTGTGGCTACTCCCGGCATTACTCTCAATATGGTTTGAAGGAAATCATCCGGTCGTACAATGGGTTCGCACCCATTTGCCGAAAGAATTGGTGCCTATTTTTGCCTCTGGGCTATTGTTCCTCCTGCCCTTGGATTTTCGTCAGGGGAAATTCACCTTAACATGGAAAGAAGCCGCCAATATTCATTGGGGAACGATTCTGTTATTCGGGGGAGGCATCGCCTTTGGGGAGTTAATGGTGGAAACCGAATTGGCGAAAGCGATTGGCCAGGGTATGGTGGCTATGTTTGGCATTGAGTCCATCTGGGGTTTAACGGGTGTGGCCATTCTTACGGCCCTGGTTCTCACGGAGCTCGCGTCTAATACGGCAGCCACCAGTATGATTGTGCCGGTGCTCATTGCCATTGCCCACACGGCCAATTTTTCTCCTGTCGCTCCCGTACTGGGAGCGTGTATGGCTGCAAGTCTGGCATTTGTGTTGCCGGTTTCTACTCCCCCGAATGCCATTGTGTATGGAACGGGAAGGATCCCGATTCTCCGAATGGTGCAGGCCGGATTGTTGTTGGATGCAATTGGTGGGGTGTTAATTTGGGCCACATTACGGATAGTGGGTCCACTTTTGGGAATTGTTTGA
- a CDS encoding peptidylprolyl isomerase — MRVCLKDWPLQTLTVLVTASLLFFPGVSVSLTDRIIAVVNKEVITWSDLEKELRDEYKRLNAKYHGEELNRRYFQKQREVLNHMIDDHLMIQEAHAKGLSVTQDEIDEALRRTPLPPTQTEEEFGHQMLLKKLFDFEIRRNIVIEEEEIRRYYEANSTLFLSPPRYRLQQILLDGQEGYEREKAKNKAQTMYAAWTPNTTLEDFATKYFERIHELGWVQENELVAPLKQVVKELKPGHISAPIETLLGFHLILLEEIQQPQPLPLEVVERDIRGMLTKQRSEEAYRNWLADIKQKAFIDVKLK, encoded by the coding sequence ATGCGTGTATGCCTGAAAGATTGGCCTTTACAGACCCTTACCGTCTTGGTGACGGCGAGCCTTCTCTTCTTTCCTGGGGTTAGCGTGAGTCTCACCGATCGGATTATTGCCGTGGTGAATAAAGAGGTGATCACGTGGTCTGATCTTGAAAAGGAATTACGCGATGAGTATAAGCGCCTGAACGCCAAATATCACGGAGAGGAACTGAACCGGCGGTATTTCCAGAAACAACGAGAAGTCCTGAACCACATGATTGATGATCACCTCATGATTCAAGAAGCTCATGCCAAGGGGCTCTCTGTCACTCAGGACGAAATCGATGAAGCCTTACGGCGAACTCCGCTGCCACCCACTCAAACCGAAGAAGAATTCGGGCATCAAATGCTCCTCAAAAAACTTTTTGACTTCGAGATCCGCCGCAACATTGTCATAGAGGAAGAAGAAATCCGGCGGTATTATGAGGCCAACTCCACGCTTTTTCTCTCACCGCCCCGGTACCGACTCCAGCAAATTCTGTTAGACGGGCAGGAAGGCTATGAACGGGAGAAAGCCAAGAACAAGGCCCAAACCATGTATGCGGCATGGACACCGAACACGACGCTGGAGGATTTCGCCACCAAATATTTCGAGCGAATTCATGAATTAGGTTGGGTACAGGAAAACGAATTAGTGGCCCCTCTGAAGCAGGTGGTCAAGGAACTGAAACCCGGACACATCTCGGCCCCTATTGAAACCCTCCTAGGATTCCACCTTATTCTGTTAGAAGAAATTCAACAACCCCAACCGCTCCCGCTTGAAGTCGTGGAACGGGATATCCGTGGGATGCTTACTAAACAACGATCCGAGGAAGCCTATCGAAATTGGCTTGCCGATATCAAACAAAAAGCCTTCATCGATGTGAAGCTTAAATAG
- a CDS encoding TRCF domain-containing protein, translating into MRAAFKAIQANRQVAVLVPTTLLAQQHFENFSLRFAPFPVKIGILSRFQSANEIKATLKDLAAGLIDIVIGTHRVVQKDVVFKQLGLVIIDEEQWFGVRHKERLKQLRTQVDVLTLSATPIPRTLQMAFSGVRDLSVIETAPPGRLAVETQVLRFDATVVREAITRELARGGQVYYVHNRVETMEQTGAWLQDLVPEARVLMAHGQMNEQLLERVMLRFFHQEADVLLASAIIQSGLDIPSANTILVDRADLFGLSQLYQLRGRVGRSGQQAFAYLFIPNEETLSTDAQKRMNAIQEFAELGSGFRIAAADLEIRGAGNLLGKQQSGNIAAVGLDLYLQMVEQAVQQLKGQEVEEEWEPTLQLDVSAFIPEEYVEDASQRLGLYKRLSGSDRLGDLALLYGETLDRFGSPPAAMERLFEVMQIKVLAKALQLEYVEVRGGLMNLRFHERAKLPEQGIRALMDQWKDRLDCLSPRAYRVTLPEQDWASMYPRANTILQELHQSMAKEEVRT; encoded by the coding sequence ATGCGTGCCGCCTTTAAGGCGATCCAGGCCAACCGACAGGTGGCCGTCCTGGTTCCCACGACATTGCTGGCTCAACAACATTTTGAAAACTTTTCACTACGGTTTGCTCCCTTCCCGGTCAAAATCGGTATATTGTCACGCTTTCAATCAGCCAATGAGATCAAAGCGACACTGAAAGATTTGGCTGCCGGCCTGATCGACATTGTGATCGGCACACATCGGGTCGTACAGAAAGATGTCGTTTTCAAACAATTGGGCTTGGTGATTATCGATGAAGAACAGTGGTTTGGCGTCCGCCATAAAGAACGGCTAAAGCAACTCCGCACCCAGGTTGATGTGCTCACCCTTTCCGCGACCCCTATTCCCCGAACTCTGCAGATGGCCTTTTCAGGAGTGAGAGACTTATCCGTCATTGAGACCGCACCTCCTGGTCGTTTGGCGGTGGAAACTCAGGTCCTCCGGTTCGATGCAACAGTGGTACGGGAGGCCATTACCAGGGAACTCGCTCGTGGAGGGCAGGTGTACTACGTGCACAATCGTGTGGAAACCATGGAACAGACCGGCGCCTGGTTACAAGATCTCGTTCCGGAAGCACGGGTATTGATGGCGCACGGCCAAATGAATGAACAATTATTGGAACGGGTGATGTTACGATTTTTTCACCAGGAAGCCGATGTGCTGCTGGCCTCAGCCATCATCCAATCAGGGTTGGATATTCCAAGCGCGAACACCATCCTGGTTGATCGTGCGGATTTATTCGGGCTTTCCCAACTGTATCAACTTCGCGGAAGGGTAGGCCGAAGCGGGCAACAAGCCTTTGCCTACCTATTCATTCCGAACGAGGAAACCCTGAGTACCGACGCACAAAAACGCATGAATGCCATTCAGGAATTTGCGGAACTCGGCTCCGGATTTCGGATCGCAGCCGCTGACCTTGAAATCCGGGGAGCGGGAAATTTACTCGGGAAACAACAGTCCGGCAATATCGCGGCCGTCGGGTTGGATCTGTACCTACAAATGGTGGAGCAGGCTGTTCAGCAGCTTAAAGGCCAGGAAGTGGAAGAAGAATGGGAACCCACTCTTCAACTTGATGTTTCAGCCTTCATTCCCGAGGAATATGTGGAAGACGCTTCCCAGCGCCTGGGTCTCTACAAACGGTTATCGGGGAGTGACCGGTTAGGGGATTTGGCCTTATTATATGGGGAGACGCTTGACCGGTTTGGATCGCCACCTGCCGCTATGGAACGACTATTTGAAGTCATGCAAATCAAAGTGTTGGCCAAGGCCCTACAACTCGAGTATGTCGAAGTCCGGGGCGGGCTGATGAACCTTCGCTTCCATGAACGGGCCAAGCTCCCGGAACAGGGAATTCGTGCTTTGATGGACCAATGGAAAGATCGTCTGGACTGTCTTTCTCCTCGTGCCTATCGTGTGACTCTCCCCGAGCAGGATTGGGCATCCATGTACCCCAGGGCGAATACGATTTTACAAGAACTCCATCAGTCAATGGCCAAAGAGGAAGTGAGAACGTAA
- the rfaE2 gene encoding D-glycero-beta-D-manno-heptose 1-phosphate adenylyltransferase: MQSKIHTLDSLLQRISVHQQVGESIVFTNGCFDLLHIGHTRYLAEAKELGDRLVVGVNSDSSVRQLNKGKHRPIQEDAQRAEVIAALGCVDYVILFDEPDPLNLIKAIQPNVLVKGGDWTSERIIGKDFVEERGGFVRTIPLVSDVSTTTIIERILTTHGISPSC; the protein is encoded by the coding sequence ATGCAATCAAAAATTCATACCTTGGACAGTCTCTTACAACGAATTTCTGTTCATCAGCAGGTGGGAGAATCCATTGTCTTTACAAATGGGTGTTTTGACTTGCTGCATATCGGACATACGCGATATCTGGCAGAAGCCAAGGAGTTGGGAGATCGATTAGTGGTCGGAGTCAATAGCGACAGTTCAGTCCGTCAACTGAATAAAGGGAAGCATCGACCAATCCAAGAGGATGCCCAACGGGCAGAGGTCATTGCCGCATTAGGTTGCGTAGATTACGTGATACTTTTTGACGAGCCGGATCCCTTGAATCTTATTAAGGCTATCCAACCCAACGTCCTTGTGAAAGGAGGAGATTGGACCTCCGAACGTATTATCGGAAAAGATTTTGTTGAGGAACGGGGAGGATTTGTGCGAACGATTCCACTTGTCTCCGATGTTTCGACCACAACGATTATAGAACGAATTCTCACCACTCATGGAATAAGCCCATCCTGCTAG
- a CDS encoding CarD family transcriptional regulator, with translation MNVPSVFHHFANQLRTVIPAIPEQTPPPCLLSTQQACLALAMTLFTLPEKKTAGTDSQTHLIITPTQEQAEELYEDLEFFFSFIRRDHETLALFPPWASIPYNPALPAHSVICQRVRSLHRLSRGESTVIVSSLPAILHKLLPPEVFAQACFSLKIGETCEREVLLRSLIRLGYERGSLVEVPGEFSVRGGIVDIFSTAQDHPVRVEFLGDTVESIRTFDSSTQESITHLRETWVLPTREFIPPDSGQTDSAIEHIQASIEWDLPRYYPKLVTLFEYIQTPITVSFYRPVDLDAAAAQFWNALLETWEHLQPGQGGTSAHADPDQLYEMWDTIKTYTSMCPTVWWDSVAPDTGTMPCVPVSLQAQSPSSVGVGIRGLPFKETLSKLDQLRADSEIFFVARSPGQVERLLSLLHDHGFPANKWQHPFPQPATDARAPFYCLEGDLSAGFLSPDGHIAFVTEEELFGKGIRHRPHTKSPTAKFFSSLEDLKEGDLVVHLQHGIGRYLGLRRLEVQGFTSDYLLLQFGGTDTLYVPLDRLNHIHRYRGAEQRSPRLDRLGGTAWGKTKAKIKKGIEDMTEELVELYANREVARRSAYQEDTLLVHEFEAGFEFEETPDQLRAIEEIGRDMESPETHGPPGLWRCGIRQNGGRYACRL, from the coding sequence ATGAACGTCCCCTCCGTTTTCCATCATTTTGCAAACCAGCTGCGCACGGTCATTCCAGCGATCCCGGAACAGACGCCCCCGCCCTGTTTGCTGAGTACGCAACAGGCCTGCCTCGCCCTGGCCATGACCCTGTTCACACTTCCGGAAAAAAAGACCGCCGGCACCGACAGCCAAACCCACCTCATCATCACGCCCACACAAGAACAAGCCGAAGAATTGTATGAAGATTTGGAATTTTTCTTCTCGTTCATCAGGCGGGATCACGAGACACTGGCCTTATTCCCTCCATGGGCCAGCATTCCCTATAATCCGGCCCTGCCGGCCCACAGCGTTATTTGTCAGCGCGTTCGGTCCCTCCACCGGTTGTCTCGTGGTGAAAGCACCGTCATCGTAAGCTCACTTCCGGCCATCCTGCATAAACTCCTTCCGCCGGAGGTCTTCGCTCAAGCATGTTTTTCCCTCAAGATAGGCGAGACGTGCGAGCGTGAGGTGCTTCTTCGTTCATTAATCCGGCTAGGGTATGAACGTGGATCGTTGGTTGAAGTCCCCGGCGAGTTCAGCGTACGTGGCGGTATCGTGGATATTTTCTCCACAGCGCAGGACCATCCCGTCCGTGTTGAATTTCTTGGGGATACGGTCGAATCCATCCGGACGTTTGATTCCTCCACACAAGAATCCATCACCCATCTTAGGGAAACCTGGGTTTTACCCACTCGGGAGTTCATTCCTCCCGATTCCGGGCAAACCGATAGCGCTATCGAACACATCCAGGCAAGCATTGAATGGGATCTCCCCCGGTATTATCCCAAACTTGTCACACTGTTTGAGTATATTCAGACGCCAATCACTGTTTCTTTCTACCGCCCGGTTGATCTGGATGCTGCGGCTGCGCAATTTTGGAATGCGTTGTTAGAAACATGGGAACACCTCCAACCTGGCCAGGGGGGCACCTCCGCCCACGCTGACCCCGATCAACTTTATGAAATGTGGGATACCATTAAAACCTATACCAGCATGTGTCCAACGGTATGGTGGGATAGCGTGGCTCCTGATACCGGAACCATGCCCTGTGTGCCTGTTTCCTTACAGGCTCAGTCTCCCAGCAGTGTCGGGGTAGGCATTCGCGGGCTTCCCTTTAAGGAAACCCTTTCCAAATTGGACCAATTGCGGGCGGATTCCGAGATCTTTTTTGTCGCTCGCAGTCCGGGGCAGGTGGAACGCCTGTTATCCCTCCTGCATGACCACGGCTTCCCCGCCAATAAGTGGCAACACCCCTTCCCTCAACCCGCCACGGATGCCCGCGCACCCTTTTACTGTCTTGAAGGAGACCTCTCAGCAGGGTTTCTCTCACCTGACGGGCACATCGCGTTCGTCACCGAGGAAGAATTATTTGGGAAGGGCATCCGGCATCGCCCCCACACAAAATCCCCCACCGCCAAATTTTTCTCGTCGCTGGAGGATCTGAAAGAAGGCGATCTCGTCGTTCATCTTCAACATGGGATTGGACGATATCTGGGTTTGCGACGGTTGGAGGTGCAGGGCTTTACCAGTGATTATTTGCTCCTGCAATTCGGTGGAACCGATACTCTGTATGTCCCGCTGGACCGCCTGAACCACATCCACCGCTATCGGGGAGCGGAACAACGGTCTCCCAGATTGGATCGCCTGGGAGGCACGGCTTGGGGCAAAACCAAGGCGAAAATCAAAAAAGGCATCGAGGATATGACCGAAGAACTCGTTGAACTCTATGCCAACCGGGAAGTCGCCAGGCGAAGCGCGTACCAGGAAGACACGCTCCTGGTCCATGAATTTGAAGCGGGATTTGAATTTGAAGAAACGCCTGACCAACTTCGAGCCATTGAAGAAATAGGACGGGATATGGAATCCCCCGAAACCCATGGACCGCCTGGTCTGTGGAGATGTGGGATACGGCAAAACGGAGGTCGCTATGCGTGCCGCCTTTAA
- a CDS encoding ATP-grasp domain-containing protein, which yields MEKKNPVVKKARVGKKAPVALLGYSLETMEAAKEHDIPFVAVVPEGFDIALKEDGVDVVTWDFYVHNQNSDRLYEKLVERGVSHAVPLYEETVEWAGSLNTRLLKDPRAFQRALLFRDKAMMKRNAQMNGIRVGVFEEIRSREEALAFFDDINEARLRLQEEAPEPVHLKPLSAAGSVGHVFVRSREDITSLPDDAFPCLAESHLAGQEFSVEAFIHKGKIEFMNITEYVHLGYSQIVPETPKLSKQRTKIRKAIEKLLKAFGIVNGMIHPEYFLDQEGELHFGEVAARVPGGHIFELIQRAHGFNPYAALLLCSDPNTSKTELDRFFPKEKDHKIFAANLMVYPRKASVHQLQFPKELEAHPYMDRHTMFEPVTAKVAERVGFGNHYGTVFLAGEDPETLRELVQRYEEYDFYE from the coding sequence ATGGAAAAGAAAAATCCGGTGGTAAAGAAAGCCCGGGTAGGGAAGAAGGCACCGGTGGCTCTGCTCGGCTATAGCTTGGAAACAATGGAAGCTGCAAAGGAACACGACATTCCCTTCGTTGCGGTAGTGCCGGAGGGTTTTGACATTGCATTGAAAGAGGATGGGGTTGATGTGGTGACCTGGGACTTTTATGTCCACAATCAGAACTCAGACCGACTCTACGAAAAATTGGTGGAGCGGGGGGTGAGCCATGCCGTGCCCCTCTATGAAGAAACGGTGGAATGGGCCGGGTCCCTCAACACTCGTCTGCTCAAGGATCCACGTGCCTTTCAACGGGCATTGCTGTTCCGTGACAAGGCTATGATGAAGCGTAATGCGCAAATGAACGGCATTCGAGTCGGGGTGTTTGAAGAGATTCGTTCGCGGGAGGAAGCGCTCGCGTTTTTTGATGACATCAATGAGGCCAGGCTTCGTTTGCAGGAGGAAGCCCCCGAACCGGTTCATCTGAAACCCCTGTCGGCGGCGGGTAGTGTGGGCCATGTGTTTGTTCGAAGCCGGGAAGACATCACCTCCCTTCCCGACGATGCCTTTCCATGTTTGGCCGAAAGCCATTTGGCCGGGCAGGAATTTTCGGTCGAAGCCTTTATCCATAAGGGAAAAATCGAATTTATGAATATTACCGAGTACGTGCATCTGGGCTATTCCCAGATCGTGCCGGAAACGCCGAAGCTCAGCAAACAGCGGACAAAAATTCGTAAGGCGATTGAAAAACTTTTGAAGGCATTTGGCATCGTAAATGGTATGATTCATCCAGAATATTTCTTGGACCAGGAGGGGGAATTGCACTTTGGGGAGGTGGCGGCCCGTGTTCCCGGTGGCCATATTTTCGAACTCATTCAGCGTGCCCATGGCTTTAATCCGTATGCGGCTCTGTTGTTATGCTCCGATCCCAATACCTCCAAAACAGAATTAGACCGGTTTTTTCCAAAAGAAAAGGACCATAAAATTTTTGCGGCCAACTTAATGGTGTATCCTCGAAAAGCCAGCGTCCATCAACTGCAGTTTCCTAAGGAATTGGAAGCCCATCCGTATATGGACCGGCATACCATGTTTGAGCCTGTCACCGCCAAAGTGGCAGAGCGCGTGGGATTCGGAAATCATTATGGTACGGTCTTCCTGGCGGGAGAAGATCCTGAGACCCTGCGAGAGCTCGTTCAGCGCTATGAGGAGTATGATTTCTATGAGTGA
- a CDS encoding argininosuccinate synthase, translating into MESKITYHKIASHEAKKGTFDKCVLLYSGGLDTSIMLKWIQEAYACSIVALTVDVGQLHEDLEAVKAKAIKLGAEEAVVIDAREEFAEKLLSRAIKANADYQGGYPLSTPLARVTLSEIAVRVAKERGIKVIAHGSTGKGNDQVRFENYITTLDATMKVIAPVREWSMGRDEQIDYAKQHDIPIKQTKEYLYSHDDNMWGSTNEGGDIEDPARIPDLRKFLQVCIPPEQAPDEPEIIEVGFNKGIPCSINGEDLPLCQVIERANAVGARHGVGIVHLTEDRLVGLKVRGVYEAPGAEILIKAHFNLEKLVNTRDLNELKKIIDEKWAYTCYGAKWFDPSMDAIHAFQDSANQRVKGTVKVKLFKGKADVVAMTSPYSLFDANLATFNKDASFNQNASAGFIEIYNLAQKTYRRLDHV; encoded by the coding sequence ATGGAATCAAAAATCACGTATCACAAAATTGCATCTCACGAAGCCAAAAAGGGAACGTTTGATAAGTGTGTTTTGCTGTACTCGGGAGGACTGGATACCTCCATTATGCTCAAATGGATTCAGGAAGCGTATGCCTGTTCCATTGTGGCGCTTACCGTCGATGTGGGCCAATTACATGAGGATCTTGAGGCGGTCAAAGCGAAAGCGATCAAGCTCGGTGCCGAGGAGGCGGTCGTCATTGACGCCAGGGAAGAATTTGCTGAAAAACTTCTGTCCCGGGCAATTAAAGCCAATGCCGATTATCAGGGGGGATATCCTCTCTCGACTCCCCTGGCCCGAGTGACGCTCTCTGAAATTGCCGTTCGTGTGGCCAAAGAACGGGGAATCAAGGTCATTGCTCATGGCTCCACGGGAAAAGGAAATGATCAGGTTCGCTTTGAAAATTACATTACGACTTTGGATGCGACTATGAAAGTGATTGCGCCGGTGCGTGAATGGAGTATGGGCCGGGATGAACAGATTGATTATGCCAAACAACACGATATTCCCATTAAACAAACTAAAGAGTATCTGTATTCGCATGATGACAATATGTGGGGCTCGACTAATGAGGGAGGGGATATTGAGGATCCCGCCCGCATTCCTGATTTACGAAAATTTCTGCAGGTGTGCATCCCCCCGGAACAGGCCCCGGATGAACCGGAGATTATCGAAGTCGGGTTCAACAAAGGAATCCCTTGTTCAATCAATGGTGAAGATCTACCCCTTTGTCAGGTTATTGAACGTGCCAATGCGGTAGGGGCAAGGCATGGGGTAGGCATTGTGCATTTGACGGAGGACCGCCTGGTTGGATTGAAGGTTCGTGGCGTGTATGAAGCTCCGGGAGCGGAAATTCTGATCAAAGCGCATTTTAATCTGGAAAAACTCGTCAATACCCGTGATTTAAACGAACTGAAAAAAATCATTGATGAAAAGTGGGCCTACACCTGTTATGGCGCTAAATGGTTTGATCCGTCCATGGATGCCATCCATGCGTTTCAGGATTCCGCCAACCAGCGTGTGAAGGGAACGGTGAAAGTAAAGCTGTTTAAGGGAAAAGCTGATGTGGTCGCGATGACATCCCCCTATTCCTTATTCGATGCCAATTTGGCCACCTTCAATAAGGATGCGAGTTTCAACCAGAATGCGTCTGCAGGTTTTATTGAGATTTACAATCTGGCCCAAAAAACCTATCGGCGCTTAGACCACGTGTAG
- a CDS encoding GNAT family N-acetyltransferase: MMQNQTEIEERLHRRIGKRTITQRRLDIQPVKRHEMVIAANILRSSAEWYRPFLHEKDMAQHEVDESWGEKEFSRRQFYIGRSEGAPVGIVSTQSVGDMAYIGYIYVYDHQTGKGFGPQLLKHARDVVWQEGKRGMVLIAHPKAFWATRSYRRFGFECIATTRDQVLEWRGGWLKPYYEEGFELYQYLF; encoded by the coding sequence ATGATGCAAAATCAGACGGAAATTGAAGAAAGGTTACACCGGAGAATTGGCAAAAGGACTATTACCCAACGGCGCTTAGATATTCAACCGGTCAAACGGCATGAAATGGTAATCGCGGCCAATATACTCCGGTCTTCTGCAGAGTGGTACCGACCTTTTCTTCATGAAAAAGACATGGCTCAACATGAGGTGGATGAATCCTGGGGAGAGAAAGAGTTCTCACGGCGGCAGTTTTACATCGGACGGTCCGAGGGTGCGCCGGTCGGTATTGTCTCCACGCAGTCAGTCGGAGACATGGCGTATATCGGATACATCTATGTTTATGATCACCAAACAGGCAAAGGGTTTGGGCCTCAATTACTTAAGCATGCCCGAGATGTGGTCTGGCAGGAGGGAAAACGAGGCATGGTGTTAATTGCCCATCCCAAAGCCTTCTGGGCCACGCGTTCCTACCGCCGGTTCGGCTTTGAATGCATTGCGACCACTCGTGACCAAGTCTTAGAGTGGCGCGGCGGTTGGTTGAAACCCTACTATGAAGAGGGTTTTGAACTGTACCAATATCTGTTCTAA